A single region of the Lacipirellulaceae bacterium genome encodes:
- a CDS encoding TIGR03000 domain-containing protein, which yields MKSIGTTRMASFAVAIALVAWMATDASAFSRGRFGSGGSYGSASAGSYASSGSYGSASAGSYSTSYYASSGSYGSASSGSYGSASSGRQGLFARWHARKEARRAARASSGSYGSAGSYASYGSAGSYAVSYAPVSYASSGSYGASYSTPVYSAPVEYHAPVEAECATCSTSTSDVGTIYASVPEDAKIFVNDSLTTSTGSERTFASSGLKAGKSYAYDFRIVYTVDGEEVVREKTIQLQAGQDVRLSLDGDTPVVAKAEPVKTELTLAVPADAKVFLAGAETRQTGETRTFASTRLKSGQTWEDYTVRVVLERDGQTLVKEKSMNLAGGESYELSFDFDETANQLALAD from the coding sequence ATGAAATCAATTGGAACGACACGGATGGCCTCGTTCGCTGTAGCGATCGCTCTCGTGGCTTGGATGGCGACCGACGCCTCGGCCTTCTCGCGTGGCCGCTTTGGTTCAGGCGGTAGCTATGGTAGCGCTTCGGCTGGTAGCTACGCATCCTCTGGCAGCTACGGCTCGGCATCGGCTGGTAGTTATTCAACCAGCTACTATGCTTCGAGCGGCAGCTATGGCTCGGCTTCTTCGGGAAGCTATGGGTCTGCGTCTTCAGGTCGTCAAGGTTTGTTCGCTCGCTGGCACGCCCGTAAGGAAGCACGTCGCGCTGCTCGCGCAAGTAGTGGCTCCTACGGTTCCGCTGGTAGCTACGCTAGTTACGGTTCGGCTGGGAGCTATGCCGTTTCCTACGCACCCGTGTCTTACGCTTCCTCGGGCAGCTACGGTGCAAGCTACAGTACTCCAGTGTACAGTGCTCCCGTCGAATACCACGCTCCAGTGGAAGCCGAATGTGCAACCTGCTCGACCTCGACCAGTGATGTTGGCACTATTTACGCCAGCGTTCCCGAAGATGCGAAGATCTTCGTCAACGATTCGCTCACAACTAGTACCGGCAGCGAGAGAACCTTCGCTTCGAGTGGCCTGAAGGCTGGCAAGAGTTACGCCTACGACTTCCGCATCGTCTACACCGTCGATGGCGAAGAAGTTGTTCGTGAAAAGACGATCCAACTTCAAGCCGGTCAGGATGTTCGTCTCTCATTGGATGGCGACACTCCTGTGGTTGCAAAGGCTGAGCCTGTGAAAACAGAGCTTACGCTTGCCGTTCCAGCCGACGCGAAAGTATTCCTCGCAGGTGCTGAGACTCGCCAAACGGGTGAGACCCGTACCTTTGCCAGCACTCGCCTCAAGTCAGGCCAAACCTGGGAGGACTACACAGTGCGTGTCGTCCTTGAGCGCGATGGTCAAACGCTGGTCAAAGAGAAGTCGATGAACCTTGCTGGTGGTGAAAGCTACGAGCTAAGCTTCGATTTTGACGAGACGGCTAACCAACTCGCCTTGGCTGACTGA
- a CDS encoding HTTM domain-containing protein: MTGIYTATRNYLAELWQAWNHFWFAPTDPATLSLIRVLAGWMLLYTHLVWSFDLAAFIGPEGWVPVEYLRNNTFLDLVTEKPQWHVWSIFFWIKSTGLLWVVHVFALLVFACLMLGLFSRVVAVLAWLLAISYATRVTPGAYFGLDKANVMLATYVMLGPCGARYSLDRLWRIRRGKDVSSTESPSANLAIRLLQIHLCIVYLFSGLAKAQGETWQTGTAVWYAMASLEYQSFDMTWLAGWPRLVALLTHVTVFWEIFYIALVWNRFTRPIVLWIALAVHGGIALFMGMITFGSAMLIANLAFISPEMVRRWIDPIARRISLALVGQKVE; this comes from the coding sequence ATGACCGGTATCTATACAGCAACACGAAACTACTTAGCTGAGCTGTGGCAGGCGTGGAATCACTTCTGGTTTGCCCCAACGGACCCAGCGACGCTTTCTCTCATTCGCGTCCTTGCAGGCTGGATGTTGCTCTACACGCACCTCGTCTGGTCGTTCGATTTGGCGGCATTTATCGGACCCGAAGGTTGGGTGCCAGTTGAGTATTTGCGAAACAATACTTTCCTTGATCTTGTTACAGAGAAACCGCAGTGGCACGTTTGGAGCATTTTCTTCTGGATCAAATCCACGGGGCTATTGTGGGTTGTTCACGTGTTCGCGCTCTTGGTCTTCGCCTGCTTGATGCTGGGGCTGTTCAGCCGAGTGGTGGCAGTCCTGGCGTGGCTGCTGGCAATTTCCTACGCAACGCGCGTGACACCGGGAGCTTACTTCGGACTCGACAAAGCGAACGTGATGCTCGCTACCTACGTCATGCTGGGTCCGTGTGGAGCGAGATACTCGCTCGACCGCCTGTGGCGGATTCGTCGGGGAAAAGACGTCAGTTCGACGGAAAGTCCCTCGGCGAACCTTGCTATTCGGCTGCTGCAGATTCACTTATGCATCGTTTATCTGTTTTCTGGGCTCGCTAAAGCACAAGGTGAAACTTGGCAGACGGGCACGGCCGTGTGGTATGCGATGGCAAGTCTCGAATACCAATCGTTCGACATGACTTGGCTGGCGGGCTGGCCGCGTCTGGTTGCGTTGCTAACCCATGTCACCGTGTTTTGGGAAATCTTTTATATCGCCTTAGTTTGGAATCGCTTCACGCGACCAATCGTCCTGTGGATCGCACTGGCCGTTCATGGCGGAATCGCCCTCTTCATGGGCATGATCACATTCGGCTCCGCGATGTTGATTGCGAACCTTGCTTTCATTTCCCCTGAAATGGTCCGCCGTTGGATCGACCCGATTGCCCGACGCATCTCTCTGGCACTCGTGGGGCAAAAGGTCGAATAG
- a CDS encoding 4'-phosphopantetheinyl transferase superfamily protein, producing the protein MDSEEKIVVWTISLDQPVEIVEQCYESLPAKERAKADRYKVEPARRAFVLARWALRAKLAERLECKPLGIHFRYGEYDKPYLAEPATCGLGFNVSHSGDWAMVAIGPFEVLGVDIERLRQVNNLDSLARTVFCQEELEKWLNETEELRPEHLFRKWTQKEACLKATGVGLSTPMTKLSVKEDGGRLLLDAPSGPIMDANPWALQTFSHLDCYFVSLALGKCSDLPEVIFQKFDFTSG; encoded by the coding sequence ATGGACAGTGAAGAAAAGATTGTTGTCTGGACGATTTCGCTCGACCAACCCGTCGAGATTGTCGAACAATGCTACGAATCGCTGCCGGCAAAAGAGAGGGCGAAAGCCGACCGATACAAGGTCGAGCCCGCTCGTCGTGCGTTTGTGCTCGCGCGCTGGGCACTGAGAGCGAAGCTTGCTGAGAGGCTCGAATGCAAGCCGCTCGGCATCCACTTTCGCTACGGTGAATATGACAAGCCGTACCTGGCTGAACCCGCGACCTGTGGGCTTGGTTTCAATGTTTCACATTCTGGCGACTGGGCAATGGTGGCGATTGGCCCCTTTGAAGTCCTCGGCGTCGACATCGAGAGGCTACGGCAGGTCAACAATCTCGACTCCCTGGCCCGGACGGTCTTCTGTCAGGAAGAACTCGAGAAGTGGTTGAATGAAACTGAAGAGTTGCGACCTGAGCATCTCTTCCGCAAATGGACTCAGAAAGAAGCTTGTCTCAAAGCGACGGGTGTTGGACTTTCCACGCCGATGACGAAATTGAGCGTCAAAGAGGATGGCGGGCGACTGCTGTTGGACGCGCCGAGCGGTCCGATAATGGATGCGAATCCTTGGGCACTGCAAACCTTCTCGCACCTCGACTGCTACTTTGTTTCGCTCGCCCTTGGCAAGTGCTCCGATCTTCCAGAGGTCATCTTCCAGAAGTTTGATTTTACTTCCGGTTAG
- the serC gene encoding 3-phosphoserine/phosphohydroxythreonine transaminase, with protein MKNQRVYNFSAGPAVMPLPVLEKIQEEMLCLPGVGASVMEISHRSEAFKAILASAQANLRSLLAIPDTYEVLFLQGGSRLQFSMIPMNLLSPEQPSADYLVTGSWGKHALAEANKHGDMKCVWTGAETNFDRLPEPAKIKHTPNAAYLHYTSNETIQGVQFPEPVDAGETPLVCDVSSDFLHRPIDVSKFGLLYACAQKNAGPAGVTVVIVRKDLIDDVNEDLPGYLRYENHAAADSMMNTPPTFAIYALKLITDWIKKDMGGLAKLHELNCGQAKLLYDVLDANPEFYEGHAQPDCRSLMNVTFRLPSKELTQKFIAEAAKKELTALAGHRSVGGIRASIYNAMPTSGVECLRDFMEDFCKANA; from the coding sequence ATGAAAAACCAACGTGTCTATAATTTCTCAGCCGGTCCTGCCGTGATGCCGCTACCCGTGCTGGAAAAGATTCAGGAGGAAATGCTCTGTTTGCCAGGGGTCGGTGCCTCGGTCATGGAGATCAGCCATCGGAGCGAGGCCTTCAAGGCAATCCTCGCTTCGGCCCAAGCGAATCTCCGCTCGCTGCTCGCGATTCCTGACACTTACGAAGTTTTGTTCTTGCAGGGGGGGTCGCGACTGCAGTTCTCCATGATTCCGATGAACCTGCTCAGCCCCGAGCAACCCTCGGCGGACTATCTGGTGACTGGCTCTTGGGGTAAGCACGCGCTGGCGGAAGCCAACAAGCATGGCGACATGAAGTGCGTATGGACCGGCGCGGAAACCAACTTTGATCGCCTTCCAGAGCCGGCCAAAATCAAGCACACGCCTAACGCCGCGTATTTGCATTACACGTCGAATGAAACGATCCAAGGCGTGCAGTTCCCTGAGCCGGTCGACGCGGGCGAGACGCCGTTGGTTTGCGATGTGTCGAGTGACTTCTTGCATCGTCCGATTGACGTTTCCAAGTTCGGCTTGCTCTACGCCTGTGCCCAAAAGAACGCCGGCCCCGCGGGCGTCACGGTCGTGATCGTTCGCAAAGACTTGATTGACGACGTGAATGAAGACCTCCCCGGTTACTTGCGTTACGAGAATCACGCGGCTGCCGACTCGATGATGAACACCCCGCCGACGTTCGCTATCTACGCGCTGAAGCTCATCACTGACTGGATCAAGAAAGACATGGGCGGCCTAGCGAAGTTGCACGAATTGAACTGCGGCCAAGCAAAGCTGCTGTACGATGTGCTCGACGCGAATCCTGAATTCTATGAGGGCCACGCCCAACCCGACTGCCGTTCGCTGATGAACGTCACCTTTCGTTTGCCAAGCAAAGAACTGACGCAGAAGTTCATCGCTGAAGCCGCGAAGAAGGAGCTCACAGCGCTCGCCGGACATCGCTCGGTCGGTGGGATCCGTGCTTCGATTTACAACGCGATGCCGACTTCGGGCGTCGAGTGCCTCCGCGACTTCATGGAAGACTTTTGCAAGGCCAATGCCTAA
- the serA gene encoding phosphoglycerate dehydrogenase — translation MLRVIVLDNLAQEGLDLLGSAEGIEYEVRTGLKGDELREALAEFDGAICRSGVKITPESLEGNRRLKAIVRAGVGTDNIDKPAATRAGVVVMNTPAGNTLSTAEHAVALMLAMSRNVAPANQGLVEGRWDRKKYMGTQVAGKTLGVVGLGRIGLAVASRAQALEMNILGYDPFMSKERAADLGIELVETVDDMLPRIDYLTVHTPLTEETRNLIDMEQLEIIKPGARLVNAARGGIYNEQALVEGLKSGKLAGVALDVYGEEPCTDSPLFGMEGVVCTPHLGASTEEAQTNVAVEAVELLTDYLLNGQIKNAVNVASLDAKTLASLRGYLDVAYRLGRLAAGLVPSGISKCKLTARGEISGKDTKLLTSAFSTGLLEGAFEEEVNLINAQMLLEDRGIDLTTESQSTGIAFKSSLTAEVESSQGVMHKVVGTLFGEAMPRLVALDGYRLEAYLDGCLLVFTHQDVPGIIGGVGNIFGEHGVNIAQMAVGRAGDHPGGEAVGILNLDAEPSAEALEAVRDLPAISGACVIHLPKAGDLPSWLQD, via the coding sequence ATGCTACGCGTTATCGTTCTCGACAACTTGGCTCAAGAAGGACTCGATCTACTCGGCAGTGCGGAAGGGATCGAGTACGAAGTTCGAACAGGACTCAAAGGGGATGAGCTGCGGGAAGCACTCGCCGAATTCGATGGAGCCATCTGTCGTAGTGGCGTGAAGATCACCCCCGAATCGCTCGAAGGAAATCGCCGACTGAAGGCCATCGTGCGGGCGGGCGTTGGCACGGATAACATCGACAAGCCGGCCGCGACGCGTGCGGGGGTCGTCGTGATGAACACCCCTGCGGGCAACACGCTTAGCACGGCTGAACACGCGGTCGCCTTGATGCTTGCCATGTCACGCAACGTCGCCCCGGCCAACCAGGGACTCGTCGAAGGGCGTTGGGATCGCAAGAAGTACATGGGCACCCAAGTGGCGGGGAAGACGCTCGGCGTGGTTGGCTTGGGGCGGATCGGCTTGGCGGTTGCTTCACGTGCCCAAGCACTGGAAATGAACATTCTGGGTTATGACCCGTTCATGTCGAAGGAACGTGCCGCCGACCTGGGCATCGAGCTCGTGGAAACGGTCGACGACATGCTGCCGCGGATCGACTACCTGACGGTTCACACACCGTTGACCGAAGAAACACGAAACCTAATCGACATGGAGCAGCTTGAAATCATCAAGCCGGGAGCACGTTTGGTCAACGCCGCCCGGGGTGGCATCTACAACGAACAGGCGCTGGTTGAAGGGCTTAAGAGCGGCAAGCTTGCCGGTGTGGCTCTGGATGTCTACGGCGAGGAACCCTGCACCGATAGTCCGCTATTCGGAATGGAGGGCGTCGTCTGCACACCGCACCTAGGAGCCAGCACTGAGGAAGCCCAGACAAACGTCGCGGTCGAAGCCGTTGAATTGCTGACCGATTACCTCCTGAACGGTCAAATTAAGAACGCGGTGAACGTCGCTTCGCTCGACGCCAAGACGCTTGCTTCGTTGCGAGGCTATCTCGATGTTGCCTATCGCCTTGGACGCTTAGCCGCTGGCTTGGTTCCCAGCGGCATTTCGAAGTGTAAACTCACCGCCCGTGGTGAGATCTCTGGGAAGGACACCAAGCTCCTTACTTCTGCCTTCTCGACGGGTCTTCTCGAAGGTGCTTTCGAGGAAGAGGTCAATCTCATTAATGCCCAGATGCTGCTGGAGGATCGCGGCATCGACCTTACCACGGAGTCGCAAAGCACAGGGATCGCTTTTAAGTCTTCGCTCACCGCTGAAGTGGAATCCTCGCAAGGCGTCATGCACAAAGTTGTCGGCACGCTGTTTGGCGAAGCGATGCCACGTCTGGTGGCGCTGGATGGCTACCGATTGGAAGCGTATCTTGACGGCTGCCTGTTGGTCTTCACCCATCAAGACGTGCCGGGCATCATCGGCGGCGTCGGGAATATCTTTGGCGAACATGGCGTGAACATCGCTCAGATGGCTGTGGGCCGTGCTGGAGATCATCCTGGCGGCGAGGCTGTGGGCATTCTCAATCTCGACGCGGAGCCTTCCGCTGAAGCGCTCGAAGCAGTCCGAGATCTTCCCGCGATCAGCGGTGCTTGCGTGATTCATCTGCCTAAGGCGGGTGATTTGCCTTCTTGGTTGCAGGATTGA
- a CDS encoding BON domain-containing protein, translating to MPTATLPAAVAQSKKCALTQQVEGAIRQSPYLSDREMRIQALNGVIKLEGQVNSFFQKQMAQELLRRVDGVQRVDNRLRVER from the coding sequence ATGCCAACTGCCACGCTGCCCGCCGCTGTCGCTCAATCCAAAAAGTGTGCACTCACTCAGCAGGTTGAAGGAGCGATTCGCCAGAGCCCCTATCTCTCCGACCGCGAGATGCGGATCCAAGCACTCAACGGCGTGATCAAGCTTGAGGGACAGGTGAACAGCTTCTTTCAGAAGCAGATGGCACAAGAGCTACTTCGTCGCGTCGACGGAGTGCAGCGAGTTGACAATCGACTTCGCGTTGAGCGCTAA
- a CDS encoding SpoIIE family protein phosphatase, giving the protein MSELTIIQGGDVGRQFQLKAGESSVGRSPESDVVVDVAAVSRRHAVIENNGDSVFVRDMGSRNGTYVNGSRVVERAQLRDGDQMVICDVVFEFRQPVPASDSSPQMKGSLLGPLAAGTDDPGSSVLATLDVSRGASSMWQVSAKPETQLQAILEISNNLSKTLSVKEILPRVLDSLFKIFPQADRGFVIQRPDPEGPLATVASKARRGDDSTDMQISKTVVEQAMQTQQALLSADAAADERFNMAQSIADFSIRSLLCAPMVSSEGEALGVIQIDTRDQRSRFTDQDLQVLAGVANQAAIAIDNASMHEEAVKQRALQRDLEVAHEMQQALLPEHAPEAEGYHFFQYYQSALQVGGDYYDYIQLPEGRFAAVVGDVAGKGVSAAILMAKLSSDVRFWLATEPDPAKALSKINQAFSRHGWDDRFVTMVVAVGDPATHELILVNAGHMPPMLRDVQGKVQEVGGDQAGVPLGVIDDFEFEAYRRTLDSGDFLTIFTDGFSEAMNSRRDLFGIERLQETLEDTSVASEELGPHLLKKVRQFAGDFPQSDDMCLVCFGRE; this is encoded by the coding sequence ATGAGTGAACTTACCATTATTCAAGGAGGCGACGTCGGGCGTCAGTTTCAGCTGAAGGCGGGCGAGTCGAGCGTAGGCCGCAGTCCCGAGTCGGACGTGGTGGTCGATGTGGCGGCGGTCAGTCGCCGGCATGCCGTGATTGAAAACAACGGCGACAGCGTTTTTGTCCGCGACATGGGCAGCCGCAACGGCACCTACGTTAACGGCAGTCGTGTGGTCGAGCGGGCGCAACTTCGCGATGGCGATCAGATGGTGATCTGCGACGTTGTCTTCGAATTCCGACAACCGGTGCCTGCTTCCGATTCAAGCCCACAGATGAAAGGTTCACTGCTCGGTCCACTTGCCGCGGGTACCGATGATCCCGGTTCGAGCGTCTTGGCAACACTCGACGTGAGCCGTGGTGCCTCATCGATGTGGCAGGTTTCGGCGAAGCCAGAGACGCAACTGCAAGCGATTCTGGAAATCTCGAATAACCTAAGCAAGACGCTTTCCGTGAAAGAGATCTTGCCGCGAGTGCTGGACAGCCTCTTCAAAATTTTCCCGCAAGCGGACCGCGGGTTTGTCATACAACGCCCCGATCCTGAAGGACCGCTTGCCACGGTCGCTTCGAAAGCCCGCCGCGGTGACGACTCAACGGACATGCAGATAAGCAAAACGGTCGTTGAGCAAGCGATGCAAACGCAGCAGGCGTTGCTCTCCGCTGATGCTGCTGCGGACGAACGTTTTAACATGGCCCAATCGATTGCTGACTTTTCCATTCGCTCATTGTTGTGTGCACCGATGGTCAGCAGTGAAGGAGAGGCGCTCGGCGTGATCCAGATCGACACGCGCGATCAACGGAGTCGTTTCACGGATCAAGACCTGCAAGTGCTGGCCGGGGTGGCGAATCAGGCGGCGATCGCGATTGATAATGCAAGCATGCATGAGGAAGCGGTCAAACAGCGTGCCCTACAACGCGATCTCGAAGTCGCTCACGAGATGCAGCAAGCCCTCCTTCCAGAGCACGCTCCTGAAGCCGAAGGTTACCACTTCTTCCAGTATTACCAATCTGCCTTGCAGGTGGGGGGCGATTACTACGACTATATCCAGCTACCCGAGGGACGCTTTGCTGCCGTTGTAGGCGATGTGGCTGGTAAAGGCGTTTCCGCGGCGATCCTGATGGCAAAGCTTTCCAGCGATGTGCGATTCTGGTTGGCAACCGAACCCGATCCTGCCAAAGCTCTCAGTAAGATCAATCAAGCATTCTCTCGCCACGGCTGGGATGATCGCTTTGTCACGATGGTCGTTGCCGTAGGTGACCCAGCAACCCACGAGCTGATTCTCGTCAACGCGGGGCACATGCCGCCGATGTTGCGGGATGTCCAGGGCAAGGTTCAGGAAGTGGGCGGCGATCAAGCTGGCGTGCCACTAGGTGTGATTGATGACTTTGAATTCGAAGCCTACCGCCGGACGCTCGACTCGGGCGATTTCCTCACGATCTTTACTGATGGGTTCAGCGAAGCGATGAATTCCCGACGTGACCTATTTGGTATCGAACGCTTGCAGGAGACACTCGAAGACACGAGCGTTGCTTCAGAAGAACTCGGCCCGCACCTCTTGAAAAAGGTACGGCAGTTTGCGGGAGATTTCCCGCAGAGTGATGATATGTGTCTTGTCTGCTTTGGGCGAGAATAG
- a CDS encoding Gfo/Idh/MocA family oxidoreductase, with translation MNKQNTSRRDFLRTSATLGAGFYAGSHLSPVQAASVSNKLQYAAIGVGIRGSGINGDAANFAECLAICDVDSRQITKAKEKLAKKLQDANRTTMSPTDCADYREVLDRDDIDFVVIGTPDHWHAKIAIEAMLAGKDVYCEKPMTLTIAEGRQIVDVQKQTGRVFQVGTQQRSGKRFQQAVALQREGRVGKMKRVTCGLGGAPKSKVLPVCEVPAELDWNQWLGPAPMVDFRQAAEPAKFGYGSEFPHGRAHAHFRWWYEYSGGKLTDWGAHHVDIAMWALNKSDAKVGRFTIDPLMVEHPVEFENGMPTVDDQFNTATKFHIRVTFADGVELDMRHNATEDLKFGNGIMFQGEGGRFFVNRSKLTGKPVEELADRLIAEDTYESIYPGLPDRGLWQMSNFIDCVRSRATPISDVTSHHRHLTVCHAANIAIRLGRKLTFDPATERFVDDEQANEFLGREAREGFETVVA, from the coding sequence TTGAATAAGCAAAACACATCGCGACGCGATTTTCTTCGCACTTCAGCAACTCTGGGAGCCGGCTTCTATGCTGGCAGTCATCTCTCGCCCGTCCAGGCGGCTTCCGTCTCTAACAAGCTGCAGTACGCCGCCATTGGGGTTGGCATCCGCGGCTCGGGAATCAACGGCGACGCGGCTAATTTTGCGGAGTGCCTGGCGATTTGCGATGTCGATTCGCGGCAGATTACCAAGGCCAAAGAAAAACTTGCCAAGAAACTTCAAGATGCCAACCGGACGACGATGTCACCCACGGACTGTGCAGACTACCGCGAGGTACTCGATCGGGACGACATTGACTTCGTCGTCATCGGCACGCCTGATCACTGGCACGCAAAGATTGCCATCGAAGCGATGCTCGCGGGCAAGGATGTCTATTGCGAAAAGCCGATGACTTTGACCATTGCTGAAGGACGTCAGATTGTGGACGTTCAGAAGCAGACCGGGCGAGTATTCCAAGTCGGAACGCAGCAACGCTCGGGAAAACGATTTCAACAAGCGGTCGCCCTCCAAAGAGAAGGGCGAGTCGGCAAGATGAAGCGGGTCACTTGTGGCTTGGGCGGCGCGCCCAAGTCGAAGGTTCTTCCCGTCTGCGAGGTGCCCGCGGAACTCGACTGGAACCAGTGGCTTGGCCCCGCCCCAATGGTCGATTTCCGGCAAGCTGCCGAACCGGCCAAGTTTGGCTACGGCAGCGAGTTCCCACACGGTCGCGCTCACGCTCACTTCCGCTGGTGGTACGAATACTCCGGCGGAAAGCTCACCGACTGGGGTGCCCATCACGTTGACATCGCGATGTGGGCGCTCAATAAATCCGACGCAAAAGTTGGCCGCTTCACGATCGATCCCCTGATGGTCGAACACCCGGTTGAGTTTGAGAATGGCATGCCAACCGTCGACGATCAGTTCAACACGGCCACGAAGTTCCATATTCGTGTCACGTTTGCCGATGGCGTGGAACTCGACATGCGCCACAACGCCACTGAAGACCTCAAGTTCGGCAACGGCATCATGTTCCAAGGTGAGGGGGGGCGCTTCTTCGTGAATCGCTCGAAGCTGACCGGTAAACCTGTCGAAGAATTAGCCGACCGACTAATCGCCGAGGACACCTATGAGTCGATTTACCCCGGATTGCCCGACAGAGGCCTCTGGCAAATGAGCAACTTCATCGACTGCGTGCGCTCTCGCGCGACACCGATCTCCGACGTTACGTCTCATCACCGTCACCTCACGGTCTGCCACGCCGCAAACATCGCCATTCGCCTGGGACGCAAGCTGACGTTCGATCCGGCGACGGAGCGGTTTGTGGATGATGAGCAAGCGAATGAGTTTCTTGGGCGGGAGGCTCGTGAAGGGTTTGAGACGGTGGTGGCTTAG
- a CDS encoding cation:proton antiporter, with protein MTPLLVQELLLILAAGLLAGVICRRLSISMLIGYLLAGVLLGDGVLGWISDDDHQLEHFAEVGVFLLLFSIGLEFSIEDLKRLGSKLFIAGATQMAAVALPAMLLLKSRGMDWQTAILIATAVAFSSTVLVFKALSEWGQASRPHGRRAIGILLFQDAALVPLLLLVPLLTDSEEPVRWYDFALLAAFSTLFIVAIFALRHLLARWLIPFFTSYRVPELVILFTVVCLGGITLAAYSIGLPAAVGAFAAGLVFNGNRWSHQIDAIVLSFRETFAAVFFVSLGLIFDPRLLVSEPLFFVLALLGLILLKAGAATLALRLTGLSLATSFGAAIGLAHVGEFAFVLILLGWESGIVPDLDYQKFVGVAVGSLILTPALMKLGLRLVRHEEESEEDRKEPRPQPSDLQGATVIGAGPIGKAVASQLETIGKQVCLIDRSPLNLHPFALAGFQTIAGDATDSDILLFANIEDSSTVVVCISDDAAALRIVKVVKKLNKSAHIIVRSRYQVSVKDLLESGADRVISDESEASVAILRAIESATSDAGE; from the coding sequence ATGACCCCGCTATTAGTTCAAGAACTTCTACTCATTCTCGCCGCCGGTTTGCTCGCTGGCGTGATTTGTCGTCGGCTATCGATTTCGATGTTGATTGGCTATCTCCTGGCAGGCGTGTTGCTTGGGGATGGGGTTCTTGGCTGGATTAGCGATGACGATCATCAGCTTGAGCATTTCGCTGAGGTGGGCGTTTTCCTCTTGCTATTTTCCATCGGCTTGGAATTCTCGATTGAAGACTTGAAACGGTTGGGCAGCAAGCTGTTTATTGCTGGGGCAACGCAGATGGCGGCGGTTGCCCTGCCCGCGATGCTTTTGCTCAAGTCCCGCGGGATGGACTGGCAAACGGCGATCCTGATCGCGACGGCGGTGGCGTTTAGCTCGACGGTCTTGGTGTTTAAGGCGCTCTCCGAATGGGGGCAGGCGTCTCGCCCGCATGGGCGGCGAGCCATTGGGATTCTCTTGTTTCAAGATGCCGCTTTGGTGCCGCTGCTATTGCTCGTTCCTTTGCTCACCGATAGCGAGGAGCCGGTCAGGTGGTATGACTTCGCCCTCTTGGCTGCCTTCTCGACGCTGTTCATCGTCGCCATTTTTGCGCTCCGGCACCTCTTAGCACGCTGGCTGATTCCGTTCTTCACAAGCTATCGCGTTCCAGAACTGGTGATTCTCTTCACGGTAGTTTGCCTGGGCGGAATTACACTGGCAGCTTATTCGATCGGCCTGCCGGCGGCCGTGGGTGCTTTTGCCGCCGGTTTGGTTTTCAATGGTAATCGCTGGAGTCATCAGATCGATGCGATCGTTTTATCGTTTCGCGAAACTTTCGCTGCTGTCTTCTTTGTTAGCCTTGGTTTGATTTTCGACCCGCGGCTGCTAGTTAGCGAGCCGTTATTCTTCGTGCTTGCCCTACTCGGACTGATCCTGCTAAAAGCTGGTGCGGCAACCCTGGCACTCCGACTGACGGGGCTCTCGCTAGCCACTTCGTTCGGCGCAGCGATCGGCTTGGCTCACGTGGGTGAGTTTGCGTTTGTGCTCATCTTGCTTGGCTGGGAGTCGGGGATCGTCCCTGATCTCGACTACCAGAAGTTTGTCGGGGTCGCCGTCGGATCACTCATCCTGACGCCCGCATTGATGAAGCTCGGCCTGCGATTAGTCCGCCACGAAGAGGAGTCTGAAGAGGACCGCAAAGAACCACGTCCCCAACCGAGCGACCTACAGGGAGCAACGGTTATCGGTGCGGGTCCGATCGGTAAGGCTGTCGCTTCGCAGTTGGAAACCATCGGTAAGCAAGTCTGCCTGATCGACCGGAGCCCGTTAAACTTGCACCCGTTCGCGTTAGCCGGTTTTCAGACCATTGCGGGCGATGCGACCGACAGCGACATTCTTCTGTTCGCCAATATCGAAGATTCATCGACGGTCGTCGTCTGCATCAGCGATGATGCCGCAGCGCTGCGAATTGTGAAAGTCGTTAAGAAACTCAACAAGAGCGCACATATCATCGTGCGATCTCGCTATCAGGTGAGCGTCAAGGACTTGCTCGAGTCAGGCGCGGACCGCGTCATCAGCGATGAGTCGGAAGCGTCGGTGGCGATTCTGCGAGCGATCGAATCGGCTACTTCCGATGCAGGCGAGTGA